The Methanolacinia petrolearia DSM 11571 genome has a segment encoding these proteins:
- a CDS encoding arsenate-mycothiol transferase ArsC encodes MNENRSVLFICTHNSVRSFMAEYIGRSKYPDIVFRSAGIYPLEPDPAAGAVLKEEGIDTGDHRPSTIGSYSGDCFDLIVFMCPHAMRNAYSLPKSKEILLHEISVPAGGTGNLSGFRELRDSLKVFIDEIAETIRI; translated from the coding sequence GTGAACGAAAACAGATCGGTCCTTTTCATATGCACCCACAACTCTGTGAGATCCTTTATGGCCGAATACATAGGAAGATCGAAATACCCGGATATCGTCTTCAGGAGTGCAGGGATCTATCCTCTCGAACCTGATCCTGCAGCTGGTGCCGTTCTTAAAGAGGAAGGCATAGATACCGGGGACCACAGGCCGTCGACAATAGGATCCTACTCTGGAGATTGCTTCGATCTTATAGTGTTCATGTGCCCCCATGCAATGAGGAACGCATACTCGCTGCCAAAATCGAAGGAGATCCTGTTGCACGAAATAAGTGTTCCTGCCGGAGGGACAGGCAATCTCTCGGGGTTCAGGGAGCTGAGAGACAGCCTCAAAGTCTTTATTGATGAGATTGCCGAAACTATAAGGATCTGA
- the ribH gene encoding 6,7-dimethyl-8-ribityllumazine synthase has product MTVKLGFVVAEFNRDLTYMMEIEGEEHAKFLGAEVTERIYVPGAYDMPLAIKKMLKENKVDAVVTIGCVIEGATQHDEIVVQHAARKIIDLSLEFDKPVTLGISGPGMTRLEATERIDYAKRAVESAIKLVKRLK; this is encoded by the coding sequence ATGACAGTAAAACTTGGATTTGTTGTTGCGGAGTTCAACCGTGACCTGACCTATATGATGGAGATCGAGGGAGAGGAGCACGCAAAGTTCCTCGGTGCGGAAGTTACCGAGAGAATCTACGTCCCCGGAGCATACGACATGCCCCTTGCAATCAAAAAGATGCTCAAAGAGAACAAGGTGGATGCAGTAGTTACGATCGGATGCGTTATCGAGGGTGCAACCCAGCACGACGAGATCGTAGTCCAGCATGCCGCAAGGAAGATCATCGACCTCTCGCTCGAGTTCGACAAGCCCGTGACACTCGGAATCTCAGGTCCGGGAATGACAAGGCTCGAAGCGACCGAGCGTATCGATTACGCAAAGAGAGCAGTCGAATCAGCAATAAAACTTGTAAAAAGGCTGAAATAA
- a CDS encoding pyridoxal phosphate-dependent aminotransferase, giving the protein MRPLSEKISSIPPSATIEITDRARRMKSEGIDVISLSIGEPDFETPKHITDACINALREGKTHYEASQGTLELREAISEKLRKDNGVDVDASGIVVACGAKNNIYEAMEACLNPGDEVIIIDPSWVSYEPAVRIAGGTPVHHSLNGKDFQIDDSLLEKVTGKTKMIVLNTPSNPTGSVLSKESLSIVADICRDNDIIALSDEIYEKLIYDKEHLSIGAMNDMAERTITINGFSKAYAMTGWRIGYAAASPEIAKAMTKVQQHTISHPATFAMWGALAALKGDQSCIKDMRVEFDRRRRYVCGELESMGFKTAPADGAFYAFVNINGDDMERGERWLEEAHLAATPGTAFNAPGWIRISYAAKMDTLKEAMRRIREFEDRRD; this is encoded by the coding sequence ATGAGGCCGCTTTCAGAAAAAATCAGCAGCATACCCCCTTCCGCCACGATAGAAATTACCGATCGCGCCAGGAGGATGAAGTCAGAGGGTATCGACGTCATCTCCCTTTCCATAGGAGAACCGGATTTTGAGACGCCAAAGCATATCACCGACGCCTGTATAAATGCCCTAAGGGAGGGCAAGACCCACTACGAGGCAAGCCAGGGAACTCTGGAGCTTCGTGAGGCGATATCGGAGAAACTCAGGAAAGACAACGGGGTTGATGTCGATGCCTCGGGGATCGTCGTCGCCTGCGGTGCCAAGAACAATATCTACGAGGCGATGGAGGCCTGCCTCAATCCCGGAGACGAGGTAATCATCATAGACCCGTCATGGGTCTCATATGAACCTGCCGTAAGAATTGCAGGCGGAACTCCCGTTCATCACAGCCTCAACGGGAAGGACTTCCAGATCGATGACTCCCTGCTTGAAAAGGTCACGGGGAAGACGAAGATGATCGTCCTCAATACCCCTTCTAATCCGACAGGTTCGGTTCTCTCGAAGGAATCGCTCTCGATTGTTGCTGATATCTGCAGGGACAACGATATAATCGCCTTATCCGACGAGATCTACGAGAAGCTCATTTACGATAAGGAACACCTCTCGATCGGCGCCATGAACGATATGGCAGAGAGGACAATCACGATAAACGGCTTTTCGAAGGCATATGCAATGACCGGCTGGAGGATCGGTTATGCAGCCGCCTCACCGGAGATCGCGAAGGCGATGACAAAGGTCCAGCAGCATACGATCAGCCACCCGGCGACGTTCGCCATGTGGGGCGCCCTTGCGGCATTGAAAGGCGATCAGTCGTGTATCAAGGATATGAGAGTCGAGTTCGACAGAAGACGCAGGTATGTATGCGGAGAACTTGAATCGATGGGCTTTAAGACCGCTCCTGCCGACGGGGCATTCTATGCCTTCGTAAATATAAACGGCGACGATATGGAGAGAGGCGAGAGGTGGCTTGAAGAGGCGCACCTGGCCGCCACTCCCGGAACGGCCTTCAATGCACCGGGCTGGATCAGGATATCTTATGCAGCAAAAATGGATACATTAAAAGAGGCAATGCGCCGTATAAGGGAATTCGAAGACAGGCGGGACTGA
- a CDS encoding small multi-drug export protein, with product MEAEYTNSEIRILNAGKIVLNLALPFAILGFYILILWMLLPYSLFLSMLTLMFIYFVPPAGKESVIPIGIALGIPWWTVAFSIAMMDILSTLFMVLNFDLVLKIPIAGTKWMKTFMEHGESFFRKHRWLEKLSTLGLAIFVMIPMQGTGGIATPIVGRMIGIPPLQIILAVIAGALSGCFLIALGSEFLKDLLVYNLSLGIIVIIAIAVCAAAAWFLWKRKQNRLKERKPVHRI from the coding sequence ATGGAAGCTGAATACACAAATTCAGAGATAAGGATTCTGAATGCAGGGAAAATAGTCCTTAACCTTGCCCTTCCTTTTGCAATCCTCGGATTTTATATCCTCATACTCTGGATGCTGCTTCCATATTCCCTGTTCTTGTCCATGCTGACTCTTATGTTCATCTATTTCGTTCCCCCGGCAGGAAAGGAGAGCGTGATTCCCATCGGAATCGCACTGGGCATACCATGGTGGACAGTTGCGTTCTCGATCGCCATGATGGATATCCTCTCGACTCTGTTCATGGTCCTGAACTTCGATCTCGTACTAAAGATTCCGATTGCCGGAACAAAATGGATGAAAACTTTCATGGAGCATGGCGAATCTTTCTTCAGGAAACACAGATGGCTTGAAAAACTCTCGACCCTCGGACTGGCGATATTTGTAATGATTCCTATGCAGGGCACCGGAGGAATTGCAACGCCCATAGTCGGCAGGATGATCGGAATTCCGCCACTGCAGATTATTCTCGCGGTAATTGCGGGTGCTCTTTCCGGTTGTTTCCTGATCGCCCTCGGATCGGAATTCCTGAAAGACCTGCTGGTATATAACCTGAGCCTCGGCATAATCGTAATAATCGCGATTGCTGTGTGCGCTGCAGCAGCATGGTTCCTCTGGAAGAGAAAACAGAACCGGCTGAAGGAGAGAAAACCGGTCCATAGGATATGA
- a CDS encoding MBL fold metallo-hydrolase translates to MPVEWIPGTGYFSNSYVYGSVLIDTGATPTAVEPYRDDIGTIVLTHCHYDHIAHLREIRDMCGNPEICIHELDAPGITEPSRSLSTMFGERGPDIGPDVILSEGDEIGGLKVIHTPGHTPGGICLYDAEEMVLFSGDTVFADGAFGRFDFPGGSLEQLSNSVKKLSELDVEGLCPGHGTPAFSNGRRHILAALRALNTGYF, encoded by the coding sequence ATGCCTGTAGAATGGATCCCCGGAACCGGATATTTCTCGAATTCCTATGTGTACGGTTCGGTCCTTATCGATACTGGGGCGACCCCGACGGCTGTTGAGCCCTACCGTGATGATATCGGGACGATTGTCTTAACGCACTGCCATTATGATCATATTGCGCATCTCCGGGAGATCAGGGATATGTGCGGAAACCCGGAGATCTGCATACACGAACTTGACGCGCCCGGAATCACCGAGCCTTCAAGAAGCCTCTCTACCATGTTTGGTGAGAGAGGGCCTGATATCGGACCTGATGTTATCCTTTCCGAGGGTGATGAGATCGGGGGTCTTAAGGTAATTCATACTCCCGGTCATACCCCCGGGGGGATATGCCTTTATGACGCCGAAGAGATGGTCCTCTTCTCGGGCGACACAGTATTTGCCGACGGAGCCTTCGGGAGGTTTGATTTTCCCGGCGGGAGCCTGGAGCAGCTCAGTAATTCTGTTAAAAAGCTCTCGGAGCTCGATGTCGAGGGGTTGTGTCCCGGTCATGGAACTCCTGCTTTTTCAAACGGAAGACGGCACATTCTTGCTGCACTCCGGGCACTGAATACGGGTTATTTCTGA
- the ribC gene encoding riboflavin synthase: protein MKVGVADTTFARVDMGAEAIDELRRHASVAIERYTVPGVKDLPVASKILLEERKCDIVIALGMPGGKEKDRMCAHEASQGLIRAQLMTNKHIIEVFVHEDEAENDSELAWLAKRRAREHAENAVLLIQHPERLVKQAGTGQRQGFEDAGPARQ from the coding sequence ATGAAAGTAGGGGTTGCGGACACCACCTTTGCAAGGGTGGATATGGGTGCAGAGGCCATCGACGAACTCCGCAGGCATGCAAGCGTGGCGATCGAGCGCTATACGGTCCCCGGAGTTAAAGACCTCCCGGTTGCATCCAAGATCCTTCTCGAAGAGAGAAAATGCGACATTGTCATCGCACTCGGGATGCCCGGGGGAAAGGAGAAGGACAGGATGTGTGCCCACGAGGCCTCGCAGGGCCTGATAAGAGCGCAACTTATGACAAATAAGCATATCATCGAGGTCTTTGTTCACGAGGACGAAGCTGAAAACGACAGCGAACTCGCCTGGCTCGCAAAGAGGCGTGCACGCGAGCATGCCGAAAATGCCGTCCTTCTCATCCAGCATCCCGAAAGGCTCGTAAAACAGGCAGGAACCGGGCAGAGACAGGGCTTCGAGGATGCCGGCCCGGCCCGCCAGTAA
- the thiC gene encoding phosphomethylpyrimidine synthase ThiC has protein sequence MQTLARECKSGIPEIVRKTAESQNIEPERLARSIAAGKAVIPANRIREHKLCAIGEGCTVKVNVNIGTSGIRCDPGLEIEKAKCAISEGADAIMDLSTGGDLEEMRKKILDLDITVGTVPVYEAVRRAGSAPDLDSDTLFNVIRDHCKQGVDFLTLHCGVNRQALDALKKDPRVMGVVSRGGAFHIAMMTASGEENPLFAEYDYLVEMLAEYDVVISLGDGMRPGAMVDAVKRAKAVEYLTLGDLAQRAHEAGVQRMIEGPGHIPIDQIEYNVRMIKELTAGAPLYLLGPLVTDIVPGYDHVSGAIGGAIAAMNGADFLCMVSPSEHLALPSVEDIREGTRVAKLAAHVGDTIRPGINWFGTGEEEMAYARRDLDWKKQFSLAMFGEHAKQIHERDGETDTCSMCGDLCAVKIVRESLYKDS, from the coding sequence ATGCAAACCCTCGCACGGGAATGTAAATCCGGTATCCCGGAGATCGTCCGAAAGACTGCAGAATCGCAGAATATCGAACCCGAAAGGCTTGCCCGCTCCATAGCTGCAGGAAAAGCGGTTATCCCGGCAAACCGCATAAGAGAGCACAAGCTATGTGCAATCGGGGAAGGGTGCACGGTAAAGGTAAATGTCAATATCGGAACGTCAGGCATAAGGTGCGACCCCGGGCTTGAGATTGAAAAGGCGAAGTGCGCAATCTCCGAGGGCGCAGATGCAATAATGGATCTCTCGACAGGCGGCGACCTTGAGGAGATGAGGAAGAAGATCCTCGATCTTGACATTACCGTTGGCACTGTACCGGTTTACGAGGCGGTCCGCCGTGCGGGAAGCGCCCCGGACCTGGACTCCGATACATTGTTCAACGTGATAAGGGATCACTGCAAACAGGGAGTAGACTTCCTGACGCTACACTGCGGTGTAAACAGGCAGGCGCTTGATGCCTTAAAGAAGGACCCGCGTGTGATGGGCGTGGTCTCAAGGGGGGGTGCTTTTCATATAGCGATGATGACCGCATCCGGCGAGGAGAACCCGCTCTTTGCAGAGTATGACTATCTGGTCGAGATGCTGGCCGAATACGATGTAGTGATCTCCCTCGGCGACGGGATGAGGCCGGGTGCGATGGTCGATGCCGTAAAAAGAGCAAAAGCAGTAGAATATCTCACTCTTGGAGACCTTGCACAGAGAGCACATGAAGCAGGAGTCCAGAGAATGATCGAGGGGCCCGGCCATATCCCGATCGACCAGATCGAATACAATGTAAGGATGATCAAGGAGCTGACCGCAGGAGCTCCGCTATACCTGCTCGGACCGCTGGTAACGGACATCGTTCCGGGCTACGACCATGTCTCAGGTGCAATCGGGGGTGCGATCGCTGCAATGAACGGTGCCGACTTCCTTTGCATGGTCTCGCCGTCAGAGCACCTGGCGCTCCCGTCCGTAGAGGATATCAGGGAGGGAACCCGTGTCGCAAAACTTGCCGCCCATGTAGGAGACACGATCCGCCCCGGTATCAACTGGTTCGGAACAGGCGAAGAAGAGATGGCGTATGCGAGGAGAGATCTCGACTGGAAGAAGCAGTTCTCGCTTGCAATGTTCGGGGAGCATGCAAAACAGATCCATGAAAGAGACGGGGAAACAGATACATGCTCGATGTGCGGCGATCTCTGCGCAGTAAAAATAGTAAGGGAAAGTCTTTACAAAGACTCCTGA
- a CDS encoding small multi-drug export protein → MTDLISPEVPEIKDPFIKRLLFLTLPFIVIGIYIFLLYIILTPEKFEIILGLMAINLIPPAGKESVIPLGIAAGIPWYIIGTTTAMMDVAAALFMILNFDLALKIPILGKWIYGFMHKGSAFFLKYKWLEGLSIFGLMIFVMVPFQGSGGIGGTLLGRIMGLPPLQLFIGIAAGSFLGSYILAIGFEFATSVLAINPLYLALVIVALVIIATATNYFYKKMKNSRES, encoded by the coding sequence ATGACCGACCTGATCTCCCCCGAAGTCCCGGAAATAAAAGATCCTTTTATCAAACGATTACTTTTTCTGACGCTTCCGTTCATTGTAATCGGAATCTACATATTTCTCCTGTACATAATCCTGACACCGGAAAAATTCGAGATTATTCTCGGCCTGATGGCGATCAACCTCATCCCCCCTGCCGGAAAGGAGAGCGTAATCCCTCTTGGAATTGCAGCGGGGATACCCTGGTATATCATAGGAACTACAACTGCCATGATGGACGTTGCAGCAGCACTCTTCATGATCCTCAACTTCGATCTTGCACTTAAGATCCCGATACTCGGGAAGTGGATCTATGGATTCATGCACAAAGGGAGCGCTTTTTTCTTGAAATACAAGTGGCTGGAAGGCCTATCCATATTCGGACTGATGATCTTCGTTATGGTTCCCTTCCAGGGATCAGGTGGTATAGGCGGAACCTTACTGGGAAGAATTATGGGCCTTCCGCCGCTGCAGCTCTTCATCGGAATTGCAGCAGGCTCTTTCCTGGGCTCTTATATCCTTGCAATTGGATTCGAGTTTGCAACATCCGTCCTTGCAATAAACCCGCTCTACCTTGCTCTTGTAATAGTCGCGCTGGTGATCATAGCAACCGCTACAAATTACTTTTATAAAAAGATGAAAAACAGCAGGGAAAGCTGA
- a CDS encoding GIY-YIG nuclease family protein, whose protein sequence is MNEKGIYCLVFRNPGTTLGIGSLGDVEFSPGWHIYVGSALGQAGFSRVRRHVSLSVEKNKKPRWHVDYLLTSAYFELESVFCGKTAERLECILAGLLGGENVPGFGCSDCRCGSHFFHRDDNPEDEVRSAFEALNLPVHMKKIK, encoded by the coding sequence ATGAATGAAAAAGGGATCTACTGTCTTGTGTTCCGGAACCCCGGGACAACTCTTGGAATTGGAAGTCTCGGGGATGTGGAATTTTCTCCGGGATGGCATATTTATGTAGGTTCAGCCCTCGGGCAGGCCGGATTTTCAAGAGTAAGACGGCATGTATCCCTTTCTGTGGAAAAGAACAAAAAACCACGCTGGCATGTAGATTACCTGCTCACTTCCGCTTATTTTGAACTGGAATCCGTTTTCTGTGGTAAAACCGCAGAGCGGCTTGAATGTATCCTTGCGGGGCTTTTAGGGGGGGAAAATGTTCCGGGATTCGGTTGCTCGGACTGCAGGTGCGGGTCGCACTTTTTTCACAGGGACGACAATCCGGAGGATGAAGTCCGGTCCGCCTTTGAAGCCCTGAATCTCCCTGTCCATATGAAAAAAATCAAATAA
- a CDS encoding flavodoxin family protein: MKVLGISGSMRPEGNTSILVKRVVDYIEAEGCDEFNTEYISLAGKKISPCIGCDKCRETKWCVLDDDWDDIAEKLMECDILILGSPTYYYDVNGQTKNFIDRTYSLFHDRKLAGKYAVVISVCADRGGERTLSTLEGFVNTHEFGYIGYVAGKGAAAGDVRKDESAMAKSIEVAENILKMVSRTHRDGKRKQ, encoded by the coding sequence ATGAAAGTGCTTGGGATTTCCGGGAGTATGAGGCCAGAGGGCAACACTTCGATACTTGTTAAGAGGGTAGTGGATTATATCGAAGCCGAAGGTTGTGATGAGTTCAATACCGAATATATCTCCCTTGCCGGAAAAAAAATATCGCCGTGTATAGGATGCGACAAGTGCAGGGAGACCAAATGGTGTGTTCTTGATGATGACTGGGACGATATCGCAGAAAAACTGATGGAATGTGATATCCTGATTCTCGGTTCTCCGACTTATTATTACGATGTCAACGGGCAGACGAAAAACTTCATCGACAGGACCTATTCGCTCTTCCATGACAGAAAACTTGCAGGAAAATATGCGGTTGTGATCTCGGTCTGCGCAGACAGGGGCGGCGAAAGGACACTTTCGACACTTGAAGGCTTTGTCAATACGCATGAGTTCGGTTATATCGGATATGTAGCCGGCAAGGGGGCTGCCGCAGGAGATGTCCGCAAGGATGAAAGCGCTATGGCGAAATCGATCGAAGTGGCTGAAAACATACTGAAAATGGTGAGCAGAACTCATCGTGACGGTAAGAGGAAGCAATAG
- a CDS encoding 5-(carboxyamino)imidazole ribonucleotide mutase translates to MSGVAIISGSASDSHIVEKVKAVLDENNTKYDIQVLSAHRNPVELEKYIAGSDAEVFICIAGLSAALPGVVASRTDKPVIGVPVSGTLGGLDALLSIAQMPKGVPVACVGIDNGANAAHLALRILKLKK, encoded by the coding sequence ATGTCAGGTGTGGCTATAATATCCGGTTCGGCCTCCGATTCGCATATAGTGGAGAAGGTAAAGGCTGTACTCGATGAGAACAATACGAAATACGATATTCAGGTGCTTTCGGCTCACAGAAATCCGGTCGAACTTGAAAAATACATTGCCGGGTCGGATGCAGAGGTATTCATCTGCATAGCCGGCCTTTCGGCGGCACTTCCGGGAGTTGTTGCGTCGAGGACCGACAAGCCGGTTATCGGCGTCCCGGTATCCGGAACCCTCGGTGGTCTCGATGCACTTCTTTCAATCGCCCAGATGCCCAAAGGTGTCCCTGTTGCATGTGTAGGGATAGACAACGGGGCAAATGCAGCGCATCTTGCCCTGAGAATTCTAAAATTGAAGAAATAG
- a CDS encoding Yip1 family protein: MISVKEILITPGHFFEKKCREEASLKVPVLIVLITAVISGISAYIVSGKTIEAMGSGLEGYAFIASLFGFAVAFIGMFISWAIWALAFLVMIYILKGTATFKQLAEVAGYGFIPQIFGGIITTAIMMTSIQNLVIPATSNMQEIEVAMKAFTTSAPMMAASFVSIIFTIWSANIWLFGIKESSGLEFKKAAICVGVPLVIFIILSLSSFVM, encoded by the coding sequence ATGATTTCGGTAAAAGAAATATTGATTACCCCGGGGCATTTCTTTGAGAAGAAATGCAGGGAGGAGGCGTCCCTGAAGGTGCCCGTACTGATAGTGCTGATTACGGCAGTTATCAGCGGAATATCTGCATATATAGTCTCGGGAAAGACCATTGAGGCCATGGGGTCAGGCCTGGAAGGATATGCATTCATCGCTTCGCTATTCGGTTTCGCCGTCGCTTTCATCGGGATGTTTATCTCATGGGCAATATGGGCTTTAGCATTCCTGGTAATGATCTATATCCTGAAAGGAACGGCCACATTTAAACAGCTTGCAGAAGTTGCCGGGTACGGCTTTATTCCACAAATATTCGGGGGAATTATCACCACGGCCATAATGATGACATCAATCCAGAACCTTGTAATCCCGGCAACTTCCAACATGCAGGAGATTGAGGTTGCCATGAAGGCATTTACAACCTCAGCACCAATGATGGCTGCATCCTTTGTAAGCATAATATTTACAATATGGTCTGCGAATATCTGGTTATTCGGGATCAAAGAATCCTCAGGTCTGGAATTCAAAAAGGCCGCAATATGTGTTGGCGTGCCGCTTGTGATATTCATAATTCTCAGCCTGAGTTCATTCGTCATGTGA
- a CDS encoding pyridoxal-phosphate-dependent aminotransferase family protein, whose product MQDEILLMMPGPVPMPQRVRMAMARQAINHRGPEFGECLNDINRMLKPMFGTKNDCLILSGSGTAGMEAAVANFCAKKKIACLVNGKFGERLYDIGKIYASEAVELSSEWGTPLPLERLEEELENGVEAVTLVHNETSAAIKNPAEAVGKLCKKHDALFIMDGITSIGGDEVLADKWGADVAIVGSQKCLAAPAGLSAVSVSDKAWENIAEWRPYYLDLKKYKKSAEKNETPYTPAVPLFFALREACRIVEEEGLEKRIARHRNLADAVRAAAAAWELDLYPTVDELHTYSNTATAICYPEGIKDSEFRGLVKKEGIEFSGGQDRLKGKIFRIGTMGATGVPEVLAVIGAAEKALRQLGYERGTCGVKAAAKVLNA is encoded by the coding sequence ATGCAGGATGAAATATTACTGATGATGCCGGGGCCCGTCCCTATGCCGCAGCGTGTACGGATGGCGATGGCTCGCCAGGCAATTAACCACAGGGGCCCTGAATTCGGGGAATGCCTTAATGACATCAACAGGATGCTAAAACCGATGTTCGGGACGAAAAACGACTGCCTGATACTTTCCGGCTCGGGAACAGCCGGAATGGAGGCAGCTGTTGCAAACTTCTGTGCAAAAAAGAAGATTGCATGCCTCGTCAACGGAAAGTTCGGAGAAAGGCTTTACGATATAGGAAAGATTTACGCCAGCGAAGCCGTTGAGCTCTCGTCCGAATGGGGAACCCCTCTTCCGCTTGAGAGACTTGAGGAAGAGCTTGAGAACGGCGTTGAAGCAGTAACTCTCGTCCACAACGAGACCTCCGCCGCAATAAAGAATCCTGCCGAAGCAGTGGGAAAGCTCTGCAAAAAGCATGACGCTCTCTTCATAATGGACGGAATAACCTCGATCGGAGGTGACGAGGTTCTTGCAGACAAGTGGGGTGCGGATGTAGCAATAGTAGGGTCCCAGAAGTGCCTTGCAGCACCTGCGGGCCTGTCCGCAGTATCGGTTTCCGATAAGGCATGGGAGAACATTGCCGAATGGAGACCCTACTATCTCGATCTCAAGAAATACAAAAAGAGCGCCGAAAAGAATGAAACGCCATATACGCCTGCTGTACCGCTGTTTTTCGCACTGCGCGAGGCATGCAGGATCGTAGAAGAGGAAGGGCTTGAAAAAAGGATTGCACGACACAGGAACCTCGCCGATGCGGTGAGGGCCGCTGCGGCTGCATGGGAACTCGATCTCTACCCGACTGTAGACGAACTGCATACATACTCAAACACTGCAACCGCAATCTGCTATCCCGAAGGCATAAAGGACAGTGAATTCAGGGGGCTTGTCAAGAAAGAGGGAATAGAATTTTCCGGTGGACAGGATCGCCTGAAGGGCAAAATATTCCGCATAGGCACGATGGGCGCCACAGGGGTGCCTGAGGTTCTCGCAGTCATCGGTGCCGCGGAGAAGGCACTAAGGCAGCTCGGGTACGAACGCGGTACATGCGGTGTAAAGGCAGCAGCAAAAGTGCTTAATGCCTGA